The proteins below come from a single Candidatus Falkowbacteria bacterium genomic window:
- a CDS encoding glycosyltransferase family 39 protein, producing the protein MKKRYLFSLFFLAIVFQFFYSLYYPANQPDNPCQLGSEYFLVKDLEKIKNEYNASSGDLSKTDKFFKTFPDYRVICDSMSYVLQSRNWPESYKERSLYVDHPLYDIFATLILSPYRLFVGVPSYAIVFGSLIAANLLMLFAAVWFFYELTARFFSNKVAATSSLLLIFSPFVHTMVTQPTSSGMMEIFVVAASLWLFFDYAKKPSWRKLAVNSLLFGSLMLGKQIFALSLFFIIIALKHKKIKEAAAFMFLQLVPTALWAIYVKLVLGVSFYSANVTGYEQGSWFLKVKYWELYKMSNIVLSALPNFTITLLFGFLVVPVVLSVYGVYKMEDKKKAFYYWTFLLSFLALFFAMKYYRPSLSFLVYPAIYPTAVLGLAEVRRLAAKRSELAGKVIYYGILIALIFFSSLNVYKLGVWDLVL; encoded by the coding sequence ATGAAAAAACGGTATCTATTTTCGCTTTTTTTTCTCGCTATAGTTTTCCAATTCTTTTATAGCCTTTATTATCCGGCCAACCAGCCGGATAATCCTTGCCAACTCGGTTCCGAGTATTTTTTGGTCAAGGATCTAGAAAAGATAAAGAACGAATATAATGCCAGCAGCGGCGATCTTTCAAAGACCGATAAATTCTTCAAGACATTCCCGGATTATCGAGTCATCTGCGATTCTATGTCCTACGTGCTCCAGTCAAGGAATTGGCCGGAGTCATACAAAGAGCGCAGCCTGTACGTCGATCACCCGCTTTATGACATTTTCGCCACGCTGATACTCTCTCCTTATCGTCTTTTCGTTGGCGTGCCGAGTTATGCCATCGTCTTCGGTTCGCTGATCGCTGCGAATCTTTTGATGCTTTTCGCGGCTGTGTGGTTTTTCTATGAACTGACGGCAAGATTTTTCAGCAACAAGGTCGCGGCCACCAGTTCGCTGCTTCTGATTTTTTCCCCCTTTGTCCACACGATGGTTACCCAGCCGACCAGTTCGGGTATGATGGAAATTTTTGTCGTAGCCGCCAGCTTGTGGCTGTTTTTCGATTACGCGAAGAAACCGAGTTGGAGAAAGCTAGCGGTGAATTCATTGCTTTTCGGCAGCTTGATGCTCGGGAAGCAGATATTCGCCCTATCGCTATTCTTTATCATCATCGCCCTTAAGCACAAGAAGATTAAAGAAGCGGCAGCCTTCATGTTCCTGCAGTTGGTACCCACTGCCTTGTGGGCCATTTATGTCAAACTCGTTCTCGGAGTAAGTTTTTATTCGGCCAACGTCACCGGTTATGAGCAGGGATCGTGGTTTCTTAAAGTGAAGTATTGGGAGCTTTATAAGATGTCGAATATCGTGCTGAGCGCATTGCCCAACTTTACTATCACGTTGCTGTTCGGTTTCTTGGTTGTTCCTGTGGTCCTCTCGGTTTATGGTGTCTATAAGATGGAAGACAAGAAAAAAGCATTTTATTATTGGACTTTCTTGCTGTCTTTCTTGGCCCTGTTTTTCGCCATGAAATATTATCGCCCGTCGCTTTCTTTCCTGGTTTATCCGGCGATCTATCCGACCGCCGTCTTGGGACTTGCAGAAGTCCGACGCTTGGCAGCCAAGCGTAGCGAACTGGCGGGCAAGGTCATTTATTATGGCATCTTAATCGCATTGATCTTTTTTTCCAGCCTCAATGTCTACAAGCTGGGGGTCTGGGATCTGGTCTTGTAA
- a CDS encoding glycosyltransferase family 2 protein, whose amino-acid sequence MKLSIIITCYNEARTIRENLSKVEAASLPEGTEKEIIIVDDCSTDGSKDMLKPIEERHRVIYHEKNTGKGGAIRTGLAVASGDYIVIQDADLELDPNDLQSLMKPLLEGKADLVLGSRFLDRPMNFYNKSYLKYFLANRGITTAFNFLYFIWLTDVNCGYKMFISKIGKNLTFEANSFDIEVEILAKVIKGGYHIKEVPVSYNPRNLEEGKKIRLKHAFMMLSRMLKCRFN is encoded by the coding sequence ATGAAACTATCAATCATCATCACCTGTTACAACGAAGCCCGGACGATCAGGGAAAATCTGAGCAAGGTTGAAGCCGCCAGCTTGCCCGAAGGCACGGAAAAGGAAATAATCATCGTCGACGATTGTTCGACTGATGGATCGAAGGACATGCTGAAGCCGATCGAGGAGCGCCATCGGGTCATCTATCATGAGAAGAATACCGGCAAGGGCGGAGCGATCCGTACCGGCTTGGCTGTCGCCAGCGGTGATTATATCGTCATCCAGGACGCCGACTTGGAACTCGACCCCAACGATCTCCAATCTTTGATGAAACCCCTCCTCGAAGGCAAGGCTGACCTGGTTTTGGGATCGAGATTTTTGGACCGGCCGATGAATTTTTATAACAAGAGTTATCTGAAGTATTTTTTGGCCAATCGCGGCATCACTACGGCCTTTAATTTCCTATATTTTATCTGGTTGACTGACGTGAACTGCGGCTACAAGATGTTTATCTCTAAGATTGGCAAAAATTTGACATTCGAGGCCAATAGCTTCGATATCGAGGTGGAGATTCTTGCTAAAGTCATTAAAGGCGGTTATCATATTAAAGAGGTTCCGGTGTCTTATAATCCTAGGAATCTGGAAGAAGGCAAGAAAATCAGGCTCAAGCATGCCTTCATGATGCTGAGCCGGATGCTCAAATGCCGATTTAATTAA
- a CDS encoding class I SAM-dependent methyltransferase: MVYFDKKNNRLVMVENRADSDYWDSHWETSQLENKIKEGLRNRIVKKNTKRFLPSGGRIIEGGCGIGQLVYALGEWGYDAYGVDYAEKTIKKTKELMPELKIEIQDVKKMGFADSFFDGYWSLGVIEHFYDGFDDIISEAARVVKPGGYLFLTFPHMSLLRKIKIKFGGYRALPDIFEKESFYQFMLDGRSVQTKVEKHGFELVMRQNYGAIKGIKDEVPALKVFLQKVHDGNDLVSKIIRRLIALLFDRSAGHITLLVFKRK; this comes from the coding sequence ATGGTTTATTTCGACAAAAAAAATAACCGGCTGGTTATGGTCGAGAATCGCGCCGATTCCGATTATTGGGACAGCCATTGGGAAACCAGTCAACTGGAGAATAAGATAAAAGAGGGTTTGAGGAACCGCATCGTCAAGAAAAACACCAAAAGATTCCTGCCGTCCGGCGGCCGCATCATCGAGGGCGGCTGCGGCATCGGCCAGCTGGTCTACGCGCTCGGAGAGTGGGGCTATGATGCTTACGGCGTCGATTATGCCGAAAAGACCATCAAGAAAACCAAGGAGCTGATGCCGGAATTGAAGATCGAAATCCAAGACGTCAAGAAGATGGGTTTTGCGGACAGTTTCTTTGACGGATATTGGTCACTCGGGGTGATCGAGCATTTTTATGACGGCTTCGATGATATAATTTCCGAGGCGGCCAGGGTGGTCAAGCCGGGTGGGTATCTTTTTCTGACTTTCCCGCACATGTCCTTGCTCAGGAAAATCAAGATCAAGTTCGGCGGCTACCGTGCACTGCCGGATATCTTTGAGAAAGAGAGTTTCTATCAGTTCATGCTGGACGGGCGGTCGGTCCAGACCAAAGTCGAGAAACACGGCTTCGAGCTGGTGATGCGGCAGAATTACGGAGCGATCAAGGGCATCAAGGACGAAGTTCCGGCGCTCAAGGTCTTCTTGCAAAAAGTGCATGATGGCAACGATCTCGTCTCGAAAATAATCAGGCGGCTTATCGCCTTGCTGTTCGATCGTTCGGCCGGACACATCACCCTTTTAGTTTTCAAAAGGAAATAA
- a CDS encoding methyltransferase domain-containing protein codes for MRRTSARQVIDFLSFPFRAPLLIEDDFWCFSSIMTERYDYVAREVRGNCLDVGCGKFNKFIVQFLDGKGVGIDVFKYEGLTDENVVADLTSLPYPDGTFDSVTFIANINHVPLRDRDKELSEAYRCLAPGGNIIITMGNPLAEILAHKVVHLRDKIFGSTCDVDSIRGMDEEEEYYLLDKEIIERMEKAGFTKIKKKYFLTQWGLNHMFIGWK; via the coding sequence ATGAGAAGAACATCCGCTAGACAGGTAATCGATTTCTTATCTTTCCCATTCAGGGCGCCGTTGCTCATCGAGGATGATTTTTGGTGCTTTTCCTCGATCATGACGGAGAGATATGATTACGTCGCCCGGGAGGTCAGGGGCAACTGTTTGGACGTCGGCTGCGGCAAGTTCAATAAATTCATCGTGCAATTCCTGGACGGAAAGGGTGTCGGCATCGATGTCTTCAAATATGAAGGGTTGACCGACGAGAATGTCGTGGCCGACCTGACCAGTCTGCCATATCCTGACGGCACCTTTGACAGCGTGACTTTCATCGCCAACATCAACCATGTCCCGCTGCGTGACCGTGACAAGGAGCTGTCAGAGGCTTACCGTTGTTTGGCGCCTGGCGGCAATATCATCATCACTATGGGCAACCCGTTGGCGGAAATTCTGGCGCACAAGGTCGTCCATCTGCGCGACAAGATATTCGGATCGACTTGCGATGTTGATTCGATCAGAGGTATGGATGAGGAAGAGGAATATTATCTTTTGGATAAGGAAATCATCGAAAGGATGGAGAAGGCGGGCTTTACCAAGATCAAGAAAAAATATTTCTTGACCCAGTGGGGCTTAAATCACATGTTCATCGGCTGGAAGTGA
- a CDS encoding glycosyltransferase, which translates to MPKVSVIMSVYNESRHLSQAIESILTQDFRDFEFLIFNDGSTDDSGKVIKQYADKDQRIRYSEQGNIGLTKTLNRALAQAEGEYIARMDADDVSLPGRLSREVEYLDKHPETAVVSVFADVIDDQGERIGEHRPGLSDKEVRSLILFSNQINHPAVMFRKSVVGQVGGYDERYTYAQDLDLWLRVMEKHQVCNLPEVLLLWRKSDKALGVKHYERQKYFARKARLAAIRRGQYPAYMAIAVYWLDLRRFVPEGVKNFFKKIVSK; encoded by the coding sequence ATGCCCAAGGTAAGCGTCATCATGAGCGTCTATAACGAAAGCCGGCACCTGTCTCAGGCGATCGAGAGCATTTTGACGCAGGATTTCAGGGATTTTGAGTTTCTGATTTTCAATGACGGCTCGACTGATGACTCGGGAAAGGTGATCAAGCAATACGCCGACAAAGATCAGCGCATAAGATATAGCGAACAGGGAAACATCGGCCTGACCAAGACCCTGAACCGGGCGTTGGCTCAAGCTGAAGGCGAATATATCGCCCGGATGGATGCCGATGACGTTTCGCTTCCTGGAAGGCTCTCCCGCGAGGTCGAATATCTGGACAAACACCCCGAAACCGCCGTTGTTTCCGTCTTTGCCGACGTCATCGATGACCAAGGTGAAAGGATAGGCGAACATCGTCCAGGCCTTTCCGATAAGGAGGTCAGAAGCTTGATCTTGTTTTCCAACCAAATCAACCACCCAGCGGTCATGTTCCGCAAGAGCGTGGTTGGACAGGTGGGCGGCTATGACGAGCGATATACCTATGCCCAAGATCTCGACTTGTGGCTTCGCGTCATGGAGAAGCACCAAGTCTGCAATTTGCCTGAGGTTTTGCTGCTTTGGCGCAAATCCGACAAGGCTCTAGGCGTCAAGCATTATGAAAGGCAGAAATATTTCGCCCGCAAGGCCCGCTTGGCCGCCATCAGGCGCGGGCAGTATCCGGCGTATATGGCCATTGCCGTCTATTGGCTGGACTTGAGGCGATTCGTGCCGGAAGGCGTTAAGAATTTTTTTAAAAAAATAGTATCGAAGTAG
- a CDS encoding NAD-dependent epimerase/dehydratase family protein, which produces MKILITGGLGFQGSHLTKHFLDKGHDVTVLNTYSEHSENHLDALAAKPRVVWGSVTDKELVRKTVRDHDVIFHLAANINVDESIKLPYSFVDVNVYGTMNVLEAVREFGGRLIYASTCEVYGVNPGMDLLNEDAPLKPHSPYAATKAAADRLCYAYFKTYNLDVAVVRPFNIFGEGQKDGQFGALIPIMVRRALHGENLQVFGSGSQTRDYMYIQDLISAYDMVMETQNSAGQVYNFGTGVETSVRDIAEYIAKKMGVTVEYTNSRPGEVSRFCADLTKAKGLGFTAKFTIWEGIDNYIAWKKVQKNKA; this is translated from the coding sequence ATGAAGATTCTAATCACAGGAGGACTGGGTTTCCAGGGATCTCACCTGACCAAGCATTTCTTAGACAAAGGACATGATGTTACGGTCCTGAATACCTACAGCGAACATTCGGAAAACCACTTGGATGCTTTAGCGGCTAAGCCGCGCGTGGTTTGGGGTAGCGTGACGGATAAAGAACTGGTGCGCAAGACGGTTCGCGATCATGATGTTATCTTTCACTTGGCCGCCAATATCAATGTCGATGAATCGATCAAGTTGCCTTACTCCTTCGTGGATGTGAATGTCTACGGCACGATGAATGTGCTGGAGGCGGTCAGGGAATTCGGCGGGCGCTTGATTTACGCCAGCACCTGCGAGGTTTATGGCGTTAACCCGGGGATGGATCTTCTGAACGAGGACGCCCCATTGAAGCCGCACAGCCCATATGCCGCCACCAAGGCCGCCGCTGACCGCCTGTGCTACGCTTATTTCAAGACTTACAATCTGGACGTCGCCGTAGTACGTCCTTTCAATATTTTCGGTGAAGGGCAGAAGGATGGCCAATTCGGCGCCTTGATTCCGATCATGGTCAGGCGCGCTTTGCATGGAGAAAATCTCCAAGTCTTCGGCAGCGGCTCGCAGACCAGGGATTACATGTATATCCAGGATCTGATTTCGGCTTACGACATGGTGATGGAGACGCAGAACTCGGCCGGACAGGTCTACAACTTCGGCACCGGCGTCGAGACCTCGGTCCGCGACATCGCCGAGTATATCGCCAAGAAAATGGGTGTGACCGTCGAATACACCAACTCCCGCCCGGGCGAGGTTTCCCGTTTCTGTGCCGACCTCACCAAAGCCAAGGGCCTGGGATTCACCGCCAAGTTCACCATCTGGGAGGGTATTGATAATTATATCGCTTGGAAGAAAGTCCAGAAGAACAAGGCCTAA